One Salifodinibacter halophilus genomic window, GGCGTCCAGGGTGATGGTCTTCTTCGGGTTCATCCGCGCCGACATGCGCTTCTGGTTCTCCGGGTGGATCATGCGGTCGTGGGCCGAGATCTGGTACCAGGTCGGCTTGGACTTCCACGCCGGCTGCGAGATCGCGTCGCCGAAGGTGCTCGCCAGCGGCGCCTTCTGCGTCACCGCCA contains:
- a CDS encoding alpha/beta hydrolase — translated: AVTQKAPLASTFGDAISQPAWKSKPTWYQISAHDRMIHPENQKRMSARMNPKKTITLDASHASLASQPAQIAALIDEAARAVG